From the genome of Ralstonia pickettii, one region includes:
- a CDS encoding DUF427 domain-containing protein produces the protein MPDIDPNHPITVESNPRRVTVTLNGFTIASTHLARTLREASYPPVQYIPRDDVQMNLLERTQHHTHCPYKGDASYYTIVAGDVRADNAVWTYEQPKPVAREVAGYLAFYPNKVTIQEE, from the coding sequence ATGCCCGATATCGATCCGAATCACCCCATCACCGTCGAGTCCAACCCGCGCCGCGTGACCGTAACGCTCAATGGTTTCACCATTGCCAGCACGCACCTGGCGCGCACGCTGCGCGAGGCATCGTACCCGCCGGTGCAGTACATCCCGCGCGACGATGTGCAGATGAACCTGCTGGAGCGCACGCAGCATCACACCCATTGCCCGTACAAGGGCGATGCGTCGTACTACACCATCGTGGCCGGCGATGTACGCGCCGACAACGCCGTCTGGACGTACGAACAGCCCAAGCCCGTCGCGCGTGAAGTGGCCGGCTATCTGGCGTTCTATCCGAACAAGGTGACGATCCAGGAGGAATGA
- a CDS encoding ammonium transporter translates to MNSIKTGGDALFILLGAIMVLAMHAGFAFLELGTVRKKNQVNALVKILVDFAVSTIAYFFIGYSIAYGVNFFTGADVLAQQNGYELVKFFFLLTFAAAIPAIISGGIAERSRFEPQLAATFVLVGFVYPFFEGIAWNERFGIQHWLQSVTGAEFHDFAGSVVVHAVGGWIALPAVLLLGARHGRYKDDGRIAAHPPSNIPFLAAGAWVLAVGWFGFNVMSAQTLDKMSGLVAINSLMAMVGGTLTAWWMGKNDPGFSYNGPLAGLVAVCAGSDVMHPLGALAVGGIAGVLFVWMFTRVQNVWRIDDVLGVWPLHGLCGAWGGIAAGIFGLKALGGLGGVSFWAQLAGTAGGIAIALIGGTVVYGTLRKLVGLRLDREAEFMGADLAIHRVSSTPESETHW, encoded by the coding sequence ATGAACTCCATCAAAACCGGGGGCGACGCGCTCTTTATCCTGCTGGGCGCGATCATGGTGCTGGCCATGCATGCCGGCTTCGCGTTCCTTGAGCTGGGCACCGTCCGCAAGAAGAACCAGGTCAATGCGCTGGTCAAGATCCTGGTCGACTTTGCCGTGTCGACCATCGCGTACTTCTTCATCGGCTATTCGATCGCGTACGGGGTCAATTTCTTTACCGGCGCCGACGTGCTCGCCCAGCAGAACGGCTACGAGCTGGTGAAGTTCTTCTTCCTGCTGACGTTTGCGGCGGCCATCCCGGCCATCATCTCGGGCGGCATTGCAGAGCGTTCGCGCTTCGAGCCGCAACTGGCGGCGACTTTCGTGCTGGTCGGTTTCGTCTACCCGTTTTTTGAAGGCATCGCCTGGAACGAGCGCTTCGGCATCCAACACTGGCTGCAAAGCGTGACGGGCGCGGAGTTCCATGACTTCGCCGGCTCGGTGGTCGTGCACGCTGTGGGCGGCTGGATCGCGCTGCCGGCGGTGTTGCTGCTGGGCGCCCGCCACGGCCGCTACAAGGACGACGGCCGCATCGCTGCGCATCCGCCGTCGAACATCCCGTTCCTGGCCGCCGGCGCCTGGGTGCTGGCGGTGGGCTGGTTCGGCTTCAACGTGATGAGCGCGCAGACGCTCGACAAGATGAGCGGCCTGGTCGCCATCAATTCGCTGATGGCCATGGTGGGCGGCACGCTCACCGCGTGGTGGATGGGCAAGAACGACCCGGGCTTCTCGTACAACGGGCCGCTGGCCGGCCTGGTGGCCGTGTGCGCCGGCTCCGACGTGATGCACCCGCTGGGCGCGCTGGCCGTGGGCGGCATCGCGGGCGTGCTGTTTGTCTGGATGTTCACGCGCGTGCAGAACGTCTGGCGCATCGACGACGTGCTCGGCGTGTGGCCGCTGCATGGGCTGTGCGGCGCGTGGGGCGGCATCGCGGCCGGCATCTTCGGCCTGAAGGCGCTGGGCGGCCTGGGCGGCGTGTCGTTCTGGGCGCAGCTGGCGGGCACGGCAGGCGGCATTGCCATTGCGCTGATCGGCGGCACGGTGGTGTACGGCACGCTACGCAAGCTCGTGGGGCTGCGCCTGGATCGCGAGGCCGAATTCATGGGGGCCGACCTGGCGATCCACCGCGTCTCGTCCACGCCGGAATCGGAAACGCACTGGTAA